A region of the Anguilla anguilla isolate fAngAng1 chromosome 16, fAngAng1.pri, whole genome shotgun sequence genome:
GTTGATGAACAGATAAATTCCATGGTCATAACAGAACATCCAGGCAAGTTTAAATTACACACCCAGCCCTGGGAACAAAAGCACATCGCACAAGGTGTGGTTTCACTTAAGGCAGTATAAAATATCCACTTACTGATTCATCCTGGCATGCGAGACAACTCGTCTTGCCCTGATTGGGGGCTGCAACACTATTGTGTATCCATTGAATATAGTCAGATATACGAGTATAATGATTTTACATCAGCTTACATCAGAGTTCTGAGACCAAAATTCTAGGTTTCTTCTGTATAATAAAAATTGTATTGAGACAGAAATGACTGCCtacaagaaaagagaaaaggaggtgTAGTCCACTGGTACGACGTGGTTCGGGATGGGTGGATGGGCAGGAATGGAGCACAGATTATGCTTTTGGATGGAGAGTGGCCGCAGGTGAGCAAGGGGCATGTGTTTTTAGATACAGGAGTAAACAGGGTGTTGTAGAAGGTTAACAcaggcaggagaggagagattgTGAATACAGTCAGAGGAGGAACACAGGGAGCTCTCCAGCTGCACTCGCTGCCCTGCCCGTTCCCTTGCGTAGCTCTGCGAGTTTAATCCCATCACTCCGGCTCATGAAAACTGTTTCTCGGGTGATTTGGGTTTCAGAACAAATGCACAGCCAGCGCCGCCTTGCGCTAAACGAGAGAGAGATCAGCGCTGAAATGAAGAACACTCAAAATGACCGTCACagcgaaacccccccccccacctctcattTCAGAAACCTCAAAAAGTTTAGTATCTCCTGTCAGATTACTGCAATTCCATTACactatttatttgctgtgaaaaacaatttatttgctTCGCAGACGCCCTTGGCCAAGGTGACTAGTGCGGCGTGTATTTTACATATCACTCAGTTCTACAGCTGGATAGTCACGTCATAGAGGCAACTCCGGTTCAGGTAGTCCTCCCTGTGGGGTAAAACAGAGCCATCCCAAAAGGTACTCAAACCAGCAACCTTCTGGTTACCGGACTGTGTCCTTCACAACCTTCACCATTtagcagagacaggcagactgcGACCGAGCAAACGGTGGAGCAGTTACCATACCTTTTCTCCAGGTAAACTGCCTACAGCACACCCTGTCTGGGACGATCTATGGTGGAGTCCTCTTGTAGCAATATGTCAGGCTTCAATCTGTGTTACAGCGTTAATTGAACACAGCTCTACCATCCTCTGACACAGAACCTTATGAAACAACCAAAAcggaaatgaaaagaaaacactgctgGTCACAAATGAAATGGGCCAAATTGGATAATCAATGAAAAAATCCAGTACAGGCTTGATCTGTTACAATATAATAGTACAGGAGCAGGCTGCAtgcatttctattcattttgcaGGTAGCTGACCTGAATGCTGTTTTTCAACTCTGATGAGCACCATTGGTAGTTCCAGAGTAGGGGTAATGGCTTATATAATGCCGGAACCtgaatttcatttgtttcattgaGATGCCCTGCTGCACATCACTGATGCCACAGTCCAGCTGAATATCTTTTTACCATTTCGCAATCGGAATGGTCTTCAAGGCAGGGAAGAATCTGCACCTCTTTGTTCAAACTATTCTTCAAATGCAGGTTCGTCAATGCACTAAAAGCTGTGGAACTGAATTCCGTGGAAAACCCACACATTAAGCATCTCAAACACAAGTGCGTCAGACAACTAGATTACATTTTCACGTGACAGCAGAAAACAATTATTCTGTGACATGggtgacacagagagagagaaaaagccaTGACAGAGCTATCAATGCCTAAATTGTACCTTTAAGTCAGCAAAGACAACGCATAGTTAAAGTATGTGTGTTAGTGGACACCACAATGTCCTTATCACATGCTGTACATAACCTTGTAAACCTTCTTAAACACATCTGGCTTTTACTAATAGTTTCTCTAAGAGTTCTTAGTTATAATaagttgtaataataataataataataatgcttccTAGATGTTAGAGAAGGCGATAATGAAAGCAGAGCCGTTTGCCTGGGTTTAGCCCCTGTACTATGAATAGTAGCATCCAAGAAATCGGAGATTCATGAACTCTCCGCCCCTCCGTGGATGATGAATGAATCGGAACAGTAAGCGCGAGTCCGGCTGTACCAGAGTACCAGACAGTTGGACGTGGAATTAATCAAAGTCCATCACAAATGATCACATCCACAATCATGATACAAAATAATAGTACAGGAGTCACAATACAGAGTGTTAAGATGACCTAATCATGATATGATTCTTACGTTATTTCTCATGACTTCTTGCTAAGAAATTTGCATTCACCCACACCTtccagaatgaatgaatgcgctcgagcgcacacacacactcttcgggcttactttttaaaataatgatatgAAATACGCACTTTGTATGAAAATGAGTCTCTTAACAAATGAGatatatacacaataaaatctgttctcgtttttttttttttttttgcgcggatgaaaattattttcatgcgAGACAAGTACCTACttgaaaaaatgataatacGCTAGCATTTTGCAGACATACTAAGTTTAACATCACAAATCGTAAATGCATATAGAAAAATTACAGAGTAGTCTAActaactttaattaaaaataatacatttaccatttttgagaaaagaaagaaagaaaaaaccccGGAGCCAAGTTACTACGTAGTAGTAGCTAAATTAGGTCcttgcaaataaaatgaaacagtttAACAACCTGGTCTTGGAGATTACTTACATTTGGAAATACGTACGTAATACACATGCGGCGCTTGTACGGTATAGTCTACATTTCAGAAAGCAGTCTCTATCTAGTTCTAGTGTTTTCTAATGATAACTTCATCTTAAACAGGCAACCGAGAAACTTGTTAGACTAAGTAACTTCCCAGCGAACGAACAAGatgaaaacagaatgaaaagcaATTATTTACCTGAATTAACACATTTCAATACTGTATGCTTTTCCCatttcatctgtattttttaCAGCCTGTCATTTCGGTTCTATTTCGTTTGTTAGCTAGTGAGCAAGCTAATTAGGCTAATAATGCATCACTCCTGTGCGCCTGCCAGTTCCATCAGACGTCATCCCCATAGCAACAAGGTCAAGTGAACGACCGTACCATGGCAACAAGACGCGTCGTAGTCCTGTTCGCTGtcttataaattaatttatgtttgcTAATAATGCATTTTGCTAATTCCTGGTCTTATCCGCATATAACATTTAACGATTTAATTTCATGATTATTTGGCATCATTTCCCGTTGCAATTAATTTCAGGACATGCAACTGCTAgctaatattcataataatggACCTTAGACCACTATGGACAAAGGCAGACAGGTCTGCCACTAGCCAGCTAGCGAAAGTGAAGACTCGGAAGTGATACCTCTGCCGTCGCTCGGTTAAAGTTACCAGTTCCGCTTTGCTGTTATGCTATGTTTACCATTTTAATAGAAAGCCTAAAATATGTCAACCTCGCAGGAAGACGAAATGGCAACAGTGCCATGTGTCCTCATCACGAGCTGTGATCCCGGGTTCAAAGAGGAAGAACTGGTTAAACGTAAGTATGCAGGAATATCCCTGTCATAAGGTATAGCTAGCTAAGTAGCTAATCTATCTGTGGAATACAAACGGTTGGTTAGCTTGCTACCTAACCTAAACTACCGTTTTGGCTAACATTATCTAACCGGAAATAacctgttaaataaaatgttaaatacataCGCTGACTGTATTTACTCAGGGTTTCATTGTATTTGCAATTATCCTAACTATCTAGAGATAACCAATACAGTTAAAGAGTTATTTCATTGCAGATTAACCTTAGCTACCTTGCTTGCTTGTTGGTTTTGCTAGCTCATTTGCTGTATTGGTTCTGCTGCTGGTAGAAGCAGCTGTCACTTTAGATAGTTTACGAACCAGCTACGTTCATTTAACTTACGTTTAAGTCTTCTAACTTTAAGAAACTGTTGGCTAAATGTTTAGAGATGGGCACTCGCTACTAGCTAGCTGGAACTTTTGCTATGGTGGTAAATCTAGACTACATAGCAACCCTGAATGATGTTGGCTATATTGGCTAACATTACCTAGGAAACTGGTGTTTTGTGAAACGCCGTCATTCATTTTTGATCACATAATCAGCTAATTTAGCTATTCCTGGCAGCTCTCACTTTCCGGATGTGAATATAACATGTTATTCAAGCCAATTAACCAAGCTGAAACATCTGATCGTTTCTGTTTTGTAAGTTAGCTTGGTAACCTAGCTACATAGCTACGTGACTGTAgcttttttctccctttgaattGTGAGTGAGTAAGGaatccagcaggtggcagtattTAATTGTAGTTCGTTCGGGAAATTGGACATTCTCGTTTAAATATAACTAAATATAACAGCATttgttatttatacatttgggGACTAATTACACCGTTTTGTGGTCCTGTCACTGGTGTTTATTACTTCTTGGAAAATCAAATCTGTAATAATCAGGCTTTACTCCGATTTCAGCAGTTTCAGGAATAGTGGCCTCAGTAGTTACCCCAACATTTGGTAACATTTTGGTGAAGTCTATCGGCTCATCCTTTTCCGGGCAATTGAAGGAAACCAGATGTCAGCTGCATACCCACACAGAACTTGGCCTCCACCATCACTGTCCCCCTGTTTCCATGCCACAAGCAGAAATACAAGCAGACTCAACCCACTGTGACCCAGTACTGCTGGAAGAACGCAGAAAAGCAGACAGAAACTGATGCATGACTCATGTGTGTACTTTAAACGTGTagttgtttgttatttttttctgctcagtAAGAAGATTGCTATTTGACAAATATCTTCAGCTCGGCTGCTCGTTTCCTGTAGGGCTTGTTtatgtgggaatgtgtgtgccAGTGATATTGCAAAGGCAATGAACTTGCCTttattcaaaaaggaaaataaaagcaaattgTTCTGGGGAAATAATAATATGTACTCAATAGTTCTGTAAAAACGATAGTTTGCtaatgaggaaaaaagaaaaacaagtgtGGATGCTACGCTGAATAAAAGATACAAGATCAGAACTAGAATTTGGATGGAGGTGAAATGAAACTATTGCATTCATAGTCAGTAACTGCAAGATATAAAATGAAACTTTCATTTTAGAGATCTTGGGCGTTTCGTCGTTGCCTGCGCCCTCcgaacagcagggggcagtgagCTGGTATCCCTGGACCATCAATAATAAGTACTACACAGCCCAGGTCAGCCTATGTGTTGTGCCCAGCACCTTTCAGATGACCAGGGAGATTGCCCAGTCTATGCAAGCCTTCATTGTCTACTTCGACAGCGCTGTGGTGAGTCAGTGATGATTGAGGCAGCTTTGTCTACGGCTGTGCAGTCTGTGACGAGTGTTCCTTTAACCCCGGGTTCCCTGTGCCTTCCAGGTTGGGGGTCTCGACAGGGTATCCTCCTGGCTGCCCATAGTGGAGGATCTGGCTCCGGAGGTGCTGATCCTGGTGTGTGACCATGTGTGTGACAGCGGTGAGTGAGTGCTGTTCCTCCTTCAAGGCCACGTGTCAGTGTGAACAGGTGTGGTAGGGTTACAGGCCTGAGCGTCTCTGTGGTAGTGTTATAAGAATgactgtgaatgaatgaatgaatgaaagcgTGTTACTGCACACTGGTTTGAACAGGGTGCTGGTGTTAAGGAGGTGATGTGGCATTTGGCACAGTGGTGTTGTAGGACTGCTGGTCTGCGTGTCACAGAGCTGACGTGGGCGTGTCTTGCAGGAATCGGTAGACAGCAAGCACAGCAGTGGTGTCTGGCGCATGCCTTCGAACTGGTGGAGCTCAACCCTGAAGAACTGCCGGACGAGGACggtgagagacagaaagtaGATTGCAAATAGCAAGCACACATACTAGTGCCTGTACTGATGCACGTCTTAAACAGCGTACTTCCTCTGTACTGCAGCTAAGCTGTCCTCTCCATTCTGTACAATGTCTTCCCAGATGACTTCCCGGAATCGACTGGGGTGAAGCGGATCGTCCAGGCGCTCAATGCCAACGTTTGGTCGAGCGTGGAGATGAAAGATGGTAGGGAGGTGCTGCTTCATgcccccaaaccctccccctGCTGCTGGGAGCATTCCACATCACACTAGTGTTACTCTTAGGCCTCCGTTCTGTTTCGTATAAATGAGGGCTTAGCATTTTTGGATAGATGCTGCTAGGATTCTCTTGCGGTTGTAAATTGTGGTTGGTCTGAAATGACGgaccaaaaacagaagcaatGCAAATCAGCCCTGGATGCAGCTACGGCTAAGTGGCATTCCTCGCTGGCAGGAGGGTTTTACAGTCTAATAAACAGCACAGGCACTCGCTGCCAGGAATGGAGGTTTTATAGGACCGGCAGACCACAACCTGCGTTCTTACTCAACCACAGCACCTAGCTCATATAAACCCAGCTGACACGCTGCCATGCGTCACCCAgaccgctctccctctctgcccgtCGCTTTCCGATCGGCCCGTTCCAtgcctccgccccgccccgccgcggcCTCTCCCAGGGCCCTTCCCGCTCTCGGCTGGGATGGGTGTCCTCGACACACCTGGTCCCCAAACACAGGTGCTGCGCGGCCCCACTTCAAAGAGCGGGCCCCGTTCTGTGCCTTAACCACAGCATGGGGGTTCAGCCTGCTGCTACGACCTGCTGAAGTTACTGCTTGGTCAGTTTTGAGGCATTTTAATGCTCACTCTCCCTTTCAgacctccctctcttttctctgagATGAAGGAGGTAGAGGGTATGAATGCTGATGGGCAGAGATAAAACAATGGAAACCATGTGTTTCTCAGCAGTGCTGTTTGTATCATATTACCTCCATTTACACACTGTCTGATCtactttacaaaatgtacagcaTAAGTTCAAACAGCTTGATAAGGGCAGCAGTACTTCAGAAAAGGATAATTACCGCAGTTACTCCACTTAAATGGGATTTATCTGTGCGTATCCACAGCTGgagtcaattccatttcatttcaagtcAGTTTAGGAAATCCTATTCATGAATTAAAAAGTTCT
Encoded here:
- the aagab gene encoding alpha- and gamma-adaptin-binding protein p34, encoding MSTSQEDEMATVPCVLITSCDPGFKEEELVKQILGVSSLPAPSEQQGAVSWYPWTINNKYYTAQVSLCVVPSTFQMTREIAQSMQAFIVYFDSAVVGGLDRVSSWLPIVEDLAPEVLILVCDHVCDSGIGRQQAQQWCLAHAFELVELNPEELPDEDDDFPESTGVKRIVQALNANVWSSVEMKDEHNQGFGLMSSLVASRHNNPRPSQDSPSSHLPVEGGIASTGVERPETAGNGDSQVDSRVDPMTDMDIQELASLTTGDADVENFERLFTKLKEMKDKASSLPHEQRKVHAEKVAKAFWMAIGGDQDEIDGLSSGEES